The Deinococcus wulumuqiensis R12 genome has a window encoding:
- a CDS encoding NRAMP family divalent metal transporter yields MRSAPSASSPSPSSWRTRLAALGPGIMMASAAIGGSHIVSSAQAGALFGWQLAGLIVLTNLLKYPFFRFGPQYTVETGRSLIEGYADKGRPYLWVFFILCAVSSVISAAGVGLLSAVILNSMLPAGLAVSAPVTASVMMLVVWALLIAGHYKALDGVTKLIVAGLTVATVVSTFVAASKGSNVQPGFVQPSPWNLATLPFLVALVGWMPAPIEISAINSMWIKAKQKLSPANAADTLFDFNVGYVTSALLALFFLAMGALVQYGNGEKLEPASAAYINQLVQMYGRTIGEWSRPVILLIAFMCMFGTTITVVDGYARASAEALRLLRGRSELRSHSVGLWVTGISVVSLALILLMQNQLAGMLKFSMTSAFVTAPVFAWLNLSLVSGNRHLSGGLKALAYAGLVFLAGFTALFLANLTGLVG; encoded by the coding sequence ATGCGCAGCGCCCCGTCCGCTTCTTCCCCCAGTCCTTCGAGCTGGCGCACCCGACTGGCCGCCCTGGGTCCGGGCATCATGATGGCGTCGGCGGCCATCGGCGGCTCGCACATCGTGTCCTCGGCGCAGGCCGGGGCGCTGTTCGGGTGGCAACTGGCGGGCCTGATCGTGCTCACCAACCTGCTCAAGTACCCCTTTTTCCGCTTCGGGCCGCAGTACACCGTCGAAACGGGCCGCAGCCTGATCGAGGGCTACGCCGACAAAGGCCGGCCTTACCTGTGGGTCTTTTTCATCCTGTGCGCGGTGTCCTCGGTCATCTCGGCGGCGGGGGTGGGGCTGCTCTCGGCGGTCATTCTCAATTCGATGCTGCCTGCCGGACTGGCCGTGAGTGCGCCCGTAACGGCGAGCGTGATGATGCTGGTCGTCTGGGCGCTGCTGATTGCCGGACACTACAAGGCGCTGGACGGCGTCACCAAACTGATCGTGGCCGGGCTGACGGTGGCGACGGTGGTGTCCACCTTCGTCGCGGCGAGCAAAGGCTCCAACGTACAGCCCGGCTTCGTCCAGCCTTCGCCCTGGAACCTCGCCACGCTGCCCTTTCTGGTGGCCCTGGTGGGCTGGATGCCTGCGCCCATCGAAATCAGCGCCATCAACTCGATGTGGATCAAGGCCAAGCAGAAGCTCAGCCCCGCCAACGCCGCCGACACCCTGTTCGACTTCAATGTGGGCTACGTGACCTCGGCCCTGCTCGCCCTTTTTTTCCTGGCGATGGGGGCGCTGGTGCAGTACGGGAACGGCGAAAAGCTGGAACCGGCCAGCGCCGCTTACATCAACCAGCTCGTGCAGATGTATGGCCGCACTATCGGCGAGTGGTCGCGCCCTGTCATTCTGCTCATCGCCTTCATGTGCATGTTCGGCACGACCATCACGGTGGTGGACGGCTACGCCCGCGCCAGTGCCGAGGCGCTGCGGCTGCTGCGGGGCAGGAGCGAACTCAGGTCCCACTCGGTCGGCCTGTGGGTCACGGGCATCAGCGTGGTCAGCCTCGCCCTCATCCTGCTGATGCAAAACCAGCTGGCGGGCATGCTGAAATTCTCCATGACCAGCGCCTTCGTGACCGCGCCCGTCTTCGCGTGGCTCAACCTCAGCCTCGTCAGCGGCAACCGGCACCTGTCGGGGGGCCTTAAGGCACTCGCTTATGCCGGGCTGGTGTTTCTGGCAGGCTTCACGGCGCTGTTCCTGGCGAATCTGACGGGGCTGGTTGGCTGA
- a CDS encoding CobW family GTP-binding protein, which translates to MTASISSPVPITVLCGFLGAGKTTLLNHLLRQTDGRRVAVIVNEFGAVNVDASLVVGTDEETIELSNGCICCTLRGDLLEAVDKLLRERDLDAILIESTGIGEPLPIAQSFCLTPEELELGPGIPNLVGRVYVDAMVTVVDSAQFFPLWNREDSIPGDDFGRGFGELLAEQIEFADIVVLNKVELADADDLQRLRELVNITNPRARVLETVRGEVNAAEVLDVRLFDAETAMQMDGWIEELQKEHTPESEEYGLGTFIYRRDVPFDPDGLHALLERGLPRSIIRSKGWVNMGDGVATLWNHTGRQLALEQAGAWLDPAQAYSELVFIGQDLDEPALTRLFDAALRSGGKAPLCPVPV; encoded by the coding sequence ATGACCGCTTCCATTTCTTCTCCGGTGCCCATCACCGTGCTGTGCGGCTTTCTGGGCGCGGGCAAAACCACGCTGCTCAACCACCTGCTGCGTCAGACGGACGGGCGCCGGGTGGCCGTCATCGTCAACGAGTTCGGGGCCGTCAACGTGGACGCTTCGCTGGTCGTGGGGACCGACGAGGAAACCATCGAGCTGTCCAACGGCTGCATCTGCTGCACCTTGCGCGGCGACCTGCTGGAGGCGGTGGACAAACTGCTGCGCGAGCGCGACCTCGACGCCATCCTGATTGAGAGCACCGGCATAGGCGAGCCGCTGCCGATTGCCCAGAGTTTTTGCCTGACGCCGGAAGAACTGGAACTTGGCCCCGGTATCCCCAATCTGGTGGGCCGCGTGTACGTGGACGCGATGGTGACGGTGGTGGACAGCGCCCAGTTTTTCCCGCTGTGGAACCGCGAGGACAGCATTCCCGGCGACGACTTCGGGCGCGGCTTTGGCGAACTGCTGGCAGAGCAGATCGAGTTTGCCGACATCGTGGTGCTGAACAAGGTCGAACTGGCCGACGCGGACGACTTGCAGCGGCTGCGTGAACTGGTGAACATCACCAACCCCCGCGCCCGCGTGCTGGAAACGGTGCGCGGCGAGGTGAACGCCGCCGAGGTGCTGGACGTGCGGCTGTTCGACGCCGAGACCGCCATGCAGATGGACGGCTGGATAGAAGAACTGCAAAAAGAGCACACGCCCGAATCCGAAGAGTACGGGCTGGGCACCTTCATCTATCGCCGTGACGTACCGTTCGACCCCGACGGCCTGCACGCGCTGCTGGAAAGGGGGCTGCCGAGGTCTATCATTCGCAGCAAAGGCTGGGTTAATATGGGGGATGGTGTCGCCACCCTGTGGAACCACACGGGGAGGCAACTGGCACTGGAACAGGCCGGAGCGTGGCTGGACCCGGCGCAGGCGTACAGCGAGCTGGTGTTCATCGGGCAGGATCTGGATGAACCCGCACTGACCAGGCTGTTTGACGCGGCGCTCAGGTCCGGAGGCAAGGCACCCCTCTGTCCCGTTCCAGTCTGA
- the rpmB gene encoding 50S ribosomal protein L28, with translation MSRECYLTGKKNLVVNSVIRRGKARADGGVGRKTTGITKRVQRANLHKKAIRENGQVKTVWLSANALRTLAKGPHKGIELV, from the coding sequence ATGAGCCGTGAATGCTACCTGACCGGAAAGAAGAACCTCGTCGTCAACTCCGTGATTCGCCGTGGTAAGGCCCGTGCCGACGGCGGCGTGGGTCGCAAGACCACCGGAATCACCAAGCGCGTGCAGCGCGCCAACCTGCACAAGAAGGCCATCCGTGAAAACGGCCAGGTCAAGACCGTGTGGCTGAGCGCCAACGCCCTGCGCACCCTCGCCAAAGGCCCCCACAAGGGCATCGAACTCGTCTGA
- the lpdA gene encoding dihydrolipoyl dehydrogenase, which produces MDTFDVLVIGGGPAGYVAAIRAAQLGFKTACVDAFERDGKPSLGGTCLNVGCIPSKALLDSSERFEMIAHDTAEHGIQVEPPRIDVSKMLARKDGVVDKLTGGIAYLFKKNKVTSFHGYGKLVRQDGEQWVVDAAGTEVKAKHVIVATGSSPRALPGVPFGGHIVENSGALQIDRVPGKLGVIGAGVIGLELGSVWRRLGAQVTILEAMPGFLMAADDAVAKEALKQFQKQGLDFHFGVKIGEIKQDEGGVTVSYEENGSTVTAQFDKLIVSIGRVPNTQGLNAEGVGLALDERGFVKVDQHYRTNLPGVYAIGDVIGGAMLAHKAEEEGVALAEMLAGQAGHVNYDVIPWIIYTSPEIAWAGLTEKQAKDKGLNVKTGQFPFSANGRALGHGDPRGFVKVVADAQTDKLLGVHMIGGGVSELIGEVVAIMEFGGSAEDLARTIHAHPTLAEVVKEAALAVDKRAIHM; this is translated from the coding sequence ATGGATACCTTTGACGTTCTGGTGATTGGGGGCGGCCCGGCAGGCTACGTGGCGGCCATTCGTGCGGCGCAACTCGGGTTCAAGACGGCCTGTGTGGACGCCTTCGAGCGTGACGGCAAGCCCTCGCTGGGCGGCACCTGCCTGAACGTGGGCTGCATTCCCAGCAAGGCGCTGCTCGATTCTTCCGAGCGCTTCGAGATGATCGCGCACGACACCGCCGAGCACGGCATTCAGGTCGAGCCGCCGCGCATCGACGTGTCCAAGATGCTGGCCCGCAAGGACGGCGTGGTGGACAAGCTGACCGGCGGCATCGCTTACCTGTTCAAGAAGAACAAGGTCACGTCGTTTCACGGCTACGGCAAACTCGTGCGCCAGGACGGTGAGCAGTGGGTGGTGGACGCCGCGGGCACCGAGGTCAAGGCCAAGCATGTCATCGTGGCGACGGGCAGCAGCCCCCGCGCCCTGCCGGGCGTGCCCTTCGGCGGTCACATCGTGGAAAACAGCGGCGCACTCCAGATTGACCGGGTGCCCGGCAAGCTCGGCGTGATCGGTGCGGGCGTCATCGGCCTCGAACTCGGCAGCGTGTGGCGGCGCCTCGGGGCGCAGGTCACCATCCTCGAAGCCATGCCCGGCTTCCTGATGGCCGCCGACGACGCGGTCGCCAAAGAAGCCCTCAAGCAGTTCCAGAAGCAGGGCCTCGACTTCCACTTCGGCGTCAAGATCGGTGAGATCAAGCAGGATGAGGGCGGCGTGACCGTCTCCTACGAGGAAAACGGCTCGACGGTCACCGCGCAGTTCGACAAGCTGATCGTCTCCATCGGCCGCGTGCCCAACACCCAGGGTCTGAACGCCGAGGGCGTGGGGCTGGCGCTCGACGAGCGCGGCTTCGTCAAGGTGGACCAGCACTACCGCACCAACCTCCCCGGCGTGTACGCCATCGGCGACGTGATCGGCGGCGCGATGCTGGCGCACAAGGCCGAGGAAGAGGGCGTGGCGCTGGCCGAGATGCTGGCCGGGCAGGCCGGGCACGTCAACTACGACGTGATTCCCTGGATCATCTACACCAGCCCCGAAATCGCCTGGGCGGGCCTGACCGAAAAGCAGGCCAAGGACAAGGGCCTGAACGTCAAGACCGGCCAGTTCCCCTTCAGCGCCAACGGACGCGCCCTGGGCCACGGTGACCCGCGCGGCTTCGTCAAGGTGGTGGCCGACGCCCAGACCGACAAGCTGCTCGGCGTCCACATGATCGGCGGCGGCGTGTCTGAACTGATCGGCGAAGTGGTCGCCATCATGGAATTCGGCGGCAGCGCCGAGGACCTCGCCCGCACCATCCACGCGCACCCCACGCTGGCCGAAGTCGTCAAGGAAGCCGCGCTGGCGGTGGACAAACGCGCCATTCATATGTAA
- a CDS encoding sulfurtransferase — protein MTLSSPLTSPLKSADWLLAHRNDPDLRVLDCRYALSDPLLGRLAYLEGHVPGAAYADLETDLSGPVQPGGAGGRHPLPDPQVLAAWLGAAGIGDGSTVVCYDDPSGGQGFYAARAWWLLRWLGHREVYVLDGGWPAYLAAGGEVSTEEPTPTPANFTPQVQPEMVATAGEVQARSADTVLIDARAPERYRGETEPLDRKAGHIPGAVNRPFSAGLDEQGRFRSAEAQTERLNVGDAPTITYCGSGVSATPNLLARELAGIPLGPDNRLYAGSWSDWVSDDTRPIATGAGNEPAK, from the coding sequence ATGACCCTTTCCTCCCCGCTCACCTCGCCGCTCAAGTCCGCCGACTGGCTGCTGGCGCACCGAAACGACCCGGACCTGCGCGTGCTCGACTGCCGCTACGCCCTGTCCGACCCGCTGCTGGGGCGCCTCGCGTACCTGGAGGGGCACGTTCCCGGTGCCGCGTACGCCGACCTGGAAACCGACCTCAGCGGGCCGGTGCAGCCGGGGGGCGCAGGCGGGCGTCATCCTCTGCCCGACCCGCAAGTTCTGGCGGCGTGGCTGGGCGCGGCGGGCATCGGCGACGGCAGCACGGTGGTCTGCTACGACGACCCCAGTGGCGGCCAGGGCTTTTACGCGGCGCGGGCGTGGTGGCTGCTGCGCTGGCTGGGGCACCGCGAGGTGTATGTGCTCGACGGCGGCTGGCCCGCGTATCTGGCGGCAGGAGGAGAGGTGAGCACCGAGGAGCCGACGCCCACCCCTGCCAACTTCACCCCCCAGGTGCAGCCCGAGATGGTCGCCACTGCCGGGGAGGTGCAGGCGCGGAGCGCAGACACGGTGCTGATCGATGCCCGCGCACCCGAACGCTACCGGGGCGAGACCGAGCCGCTGGACAGAAAAGCCGGGCACATTCCCGGGGCCGTGAACCGGCCCTTCAGCGCGGGGCTGGACGAGCAGGGCCGCTTCCGCAGCGCCGAGGCCCAGACCGAGCGCTTGAATGTGGGAGACGCGCCCACCATCACCTACTGCGGCAGCGGCGTGAGTGCTACGCCCAACCTGCTCGCCCGCGAACTGGCGGGAATCCCGCTGGGACCGGACAACCGCCTGTATGCCGGGTCGTGGAGCGACTGGGTCAGCGACGACACGCGGCCCATTGCCACCGGAGCCGGAAACGAGCCAGCGAAGTAA
- a CDS encoding dicarboxylate/amino acid:cation symporter encodes MPKIFRSLYVQVIIAIVLGILVGALFPKFGEGLKPLGDLFVKLIKMIIAPIIFATVVSGVAHMRDTKKVGRVGGKALLYFEVVSTLALVIGMVVMNVLKPGVGMNVDPKTLDTEGLTKYTEAAGETSVWDHVLKIVPDTFVSAFTSGDLLQVLLVALLFGFALLRLGKLGDQILHGIDAVNQVIFVVLGFIMRVAPIGAFGAMAFTVGKYGLKSLTSLGYLMGSFYLTCLLFIFVVLGLIARAAGFSIVKLIRYIKEELLIVLGTSSSESALPRLMMKMEHAGAEKSVVGLVVPTGYSFNLDGTSIYLTMAALFIAQATNTPMGLGEQLTLLAVLLLTSKGAAGVTGSGFITLAATLGAVGHVPVAGMALILGIDRFMSEARALTNFIGNAVATLVVARSENAVDMDRLTRALNGEDLPTIEPDVASEERGEGRQIENGEPPTGGATIHL; translated from the coding sequence GTGCCCAAGATCTTTCGCAGTCTCTATGTTCAGGTCATCATCGCCATCGTGCTCGGCATTCTCGTCGGGGCACTGTTTCCGAAGTTCGGTGAGGGTCTCAAGCCCTTAGGCGACCTCTTCGTCAAGCTCATCAAGATGATCATTGCGCCCATCATCTTCGCCACAGTCGTGAGCGGGGTCGCCCACATGCGCGACACCAAGAAGGTCGGGCGCGTGGGCGGCAAGGCGCTGCTCTACTTCGAGGTCGTCTCGACGCTGGCCCTGGTCATCGGCATGGTCGTCATGAACGTCCTCAAGCCCGGCGTCGGCATGAACGTGGACCCCAAGACGCTCGACACCGAGGGCCTGACCAAATACACCGAGGCCGCCGGGGAAACGTCGGTGTGGGACCACGTCCTCAAGATTGTGCCCGACACCTTCGTGAGCGCGTTTACCAGCGGTGACCTGCTTCAGGTGCTGCTGGTGGCGCTGCTGTTCGGGTTCGCGCTGCTGCGGCTGGGCAAACTGGGCGACCAGATTCTGCACGGCATCGACGCGGTGAACCAGGTCATCTTCGTGGTGCTGGGCTTCATCATGCGCGTGGCACCCATCGGGGCGTTCGGGGCGATGGCCTTTACGGTGGGCAAATACGGCCTGAAGTCGCTGACCAGCCTCGGCTACCTGATGGGCAGCTTCTACCTCACCTGCCTGCTGTTCATCTTCGTGGTGCTGGGCCTGATTGCGCGGGCCGCGGGCTTCAGCATCGTCAAATTGATTCGCTACATCAAGGAAGAACTGCTCATCGTGCTGGGCACCAGTTCCAGCGAGTCGGCCCTGCCCCGACTGATGATGAAGATGGAACACGCCGGAGCCGAAAAGAGCGTGGTGGGGCTGGTCGTGCCGACCGGGTACTCCTTTAACCTCGACGGCACCAGCATCTACCTGACGATGGCCGCACTCTTTATCGCGCAGGCGACCAACACGCCGATGGGCCTGGGCGAGCAACTGACCCTGCTGGCGGTGCTGCTGCTGACGAGCAAGGGCGCGGCGGGCGTGACGGGCAGCGGCTTCATCACGCTGGCGGCGACGCTGGGCGCGGTGGGTCACGTGCCGGTGGCGGGCATGGCGCTGATTCTGGGCATCGACCGCTTCATGTCCGAGGCCCGAGCCCTGACCAACTTCATCGGCAACGCGGTGGCGACGCTGGTGGTGGCCCGCAGCGAAAACGCCGTGGACATGGACCGCCTGACCCGTGCCCTGAATGGCGAAGACCTCCCCACCATCGAACCCGACGTGGCCAGCGAGGAACGCGGCGAGGGACGGCAGATTGAAAACGGCGAGCCGCCCACAGGCGGAGCGACCATCCACCTCTGA
- a CDS encoding DUF937 domain-containing protein, which produces MRDIIQSYFSPEAVSQLGQVAGLDATLTQRALSLGLPLQLDALAAHASTPEGRTQLGEALSNLPHFGSVSEALSAPSGALNLQQAGGLLAPTLLGGQADDIVQQVTRRVGGSVGGVQKVLHMALPLLLSLLGRQGMNASTAESMLGSLRGGLGDLDLGGLATGGLAAGGLAASGLAGGAGAVATGLDAGQVPPPPPSGLGNGVTAAQLAPGAVTPTSLLETIQAEFSGENADRIGRAAGFSGATAGKAVLGALPVVLSALIGRGRTEAGAAELLNNSQELERLTGTDGRLNASLLSDSAEMARLEGQGRGVLGQLYGNVDALTGRLGTALGGSGANAGRLLSLLTPLVLGLLGRTARTSRMSPVVLSGLLGAMQDKLPGLIPAGMGGLAALLGTGTAQAQNAQAQTSETVVASTTPRVVENVAAAKPVTPAAPVVTPPVTTATTTSAPVPERRGGIPWWVWLLPLLLLGGCWFVNNQNRTTTTTTTSTAAQQDGGIIVSNPQSDSNLPAQPFTMSGTAAPNMQLKIEDEGQTVAEATADADGNWTAEIPAPTVGEHTYSIIGGEGAKSEFKVNVTDENAEGSTDATGTDTSDTDSTGTDGAAAGDFTVTEPAQNADVAATGFNLTGTGTPGETYELLEDGVSVGTFTVGDDGNWTADVAAPSEGDKTYTIQDGSGNEVATLPVKVGAGTADAGQCSQDLSVSLEDGETVSAPFRFGGVGSSDSYTVTIRRADRVIGTKKIPLGAGCTWSYSSNPGGRSGTVNDVTYEVRASGTAASAPADATLNLKVRAR; this is translated from the coding sequence ATGAGAGACATTATTCAGTCGTACTTCAGCCCCGAAGCCGTGTCCCAGTTGGGTCAGGTCGCCGGACTCGATGCTACCCTCACCCAGCGGGCGCTGAGCCTCGGTCTGCCGCTGCAGCTCGACGCTCTGGCCGCACACGCCAGCACTCCCGAGGGCCGCACCCAGCTCGGCGAAGCCCTGAGCAACCTGCCGCACTTCGGCTCGGTCAGTGAAGCCCTGAGCGCCCCCAGCGGCGCCCTGAACCTCCAGCAGGCGGGCGGACTTCTGGCCCCCACCCTGCTGGGCGGGCAGGCCGACGACATCGTGCAGCAGGTCACGCGCCGCGTGGGTGGCAGCGTGGGCGGGGTGCAGAAGGTCCTGCACATGGCCCTGCCGCTGCTGCTGAGCCTGCTGGGGCGTCAGGGCATGAACGCCAGCACCGCCGAGTCCATGCTCGGCAGCCTGCGCGGTGGCCTGGGCGACCTCGACCTGGGTGGTCTGGCCACTGGTGGTCTGGCTGCGGGTGGTCTGGCTGCCAGTGGTCTGGCCGGGGGCGCCGGGGCTGTCGCCACTGGCCTCGACGCCGGACAGGTGCCCCCCCCGCCCCCCAGCGGCCTGGGCAACGGTGTCACGGCGGCGCAGCTCGCGCCCGGCGCCGTGACCCCCACCAGCCTGCTCGAAACCATTCAGGCCGAATTCAGCGGTGAGAACGCCGACCGCATCGGCCGCGCGGCGGGCTTCAGCGGCGCGACGGCGGGCAAGGCCGTGCTGGGCGCCCTGCCGGTGGTGCTCAGCGCCCTGATCGGTCGGGGCCGCACCGAAGCGGGCGCCGCCGAGCTTCTGAACAACAGCCAGGAACTCGAGCGCCTGACTGGAACCGATGGCCGCCTCAACGCCAGCCTGCTGAGCGACAGCGCCGAGATGGCGCGGCTTGAAGGGCAGGGGCGCGGCGTGCTGGGTCAGCTCTACGGCAACGTGGACGCGCTGACCGGTCGCCTGGGCACCGCACTGGGCGGCAGTGGCGCCAACGCGGGCCGCCTGCTGTCCCTGCTCACCCCGCTGGTGCTGGGGCTGCTGGGCCGCACCGCCCGCACCTCGCGCATGAGTCCGGTGGTCCTGAGCGGGCTGCTCGGCGCCATGCAGGACAAGCTCCCCGGCCTGATTCCGGCGGGCATGGGTGGCCTCGCCGCGCTGCTCGGCACCGGCACCGCTCAGGCTCAGAACGCTCAGGCGCAGACCAGCGAAACGGTGGTCGCCTCCACCACCCCGCGTGTGGTCGAGAACGTGGCCGCGGCCAAGCCTGTGACGCCCGCCGCGCCGGTGGTCACTCCGCCCGTGACTACGGCGACGACCACCTCGGCGCCGGTGCCCGAACGTCGGGGCGGGATTCCCTGGTGGGTGTGGCTGCTTCCGCTGCTGCTGCTGGGCGGCTGCTGGTTCGTCAACAACCAGAACAGGACCACCACGACCACCACGACGAGCACTGCGGCCCAGCAAGACGGCGGCATCATCGTGAGCAACCCGCAGTCGGACAGCAACCTGCCCGCTCAGCCCTTCACCATGAGCGGCACGGCGGCCCCCAACATGCAGCTCAAGATCGAGGACGAGGGCCAGACCGTCGCCGAGGCCACCGCCGACGCCGACGGCAACTGGACCGCCGAGATTCCCGCTCCCACCGTCGGCGAGCACACCTACAGCATCATCGGTGGCGAGGGTGCCAAGAGCGAATTCAAGGTGAACGTCACCGATGAAAACGCCGAGGGCAGCACCGATGCGACTGGCACGGACACGAGCGACACGGACAGCACGGGCACCGACGGCGCCGCAGCGGGTGACTTCACGGTGACCGAACCGGCCCAGAATGCCGACGTGGCCGCCACCGGCTTTAACCTGACCGGCACCGGCACGCCCGGCGAAACCTACGAGCTGCTCGAAGACGGCGTGAGCGTGGGCACCTTCACCGTGGGCGACGACGGCAACTGGACGGCGGACGTGGCCGCCCCCAGCGAGGGCGACAAGACCTACACCATTCAGGACGGCAGCGGCAACGAAGTCGCCACCCTCCCCGTGAAGGTCGGCGCGGGCACCGCCGACGCGGGCCAATGCTCGCAAGACCTGTCGGTCAGCCTGGAAGACGGCGAAACCGTGAGTGCGCCCTTCCGCTTCGGTGGCGTCGGCAGCAGCGACAGCTACACCGTCACCATCCGCCGCGCCGACCGCGTCATCGGCACCAAGAAGATTCCCCTCGGCGCGGGCTGCACCTGGAGCTACAGCAGCAACCCCGGCGGCCGCTCGGGCACCGTCAACGACGTGACCTACGAGGTCCGCGCCAGTGGCACGGCTGCCAGCGCCCCCGCCGACGCGACTCTGAACCTCAAAGTCCGCGCCCGCTGA
- a CDS encoding metal ABC transporter solute-binding protein, Zn/Mn family produces MLKRLLTLVLLSGTAQAASLQVSATTTLMADFVRQVGGNRVKVNVIVPAGGDAHTFSPTTGVIRALAGSKLLFANGAGLEPWLPRLKAAAPRVPVKELTAGLKLRGAEHDHSADAGHDAHAGHGPLDPHAWWDADLAAGYVKNVQAALSSADPAGKATYAKNAAAYVKQIRAADAWAKKQFAALPASKRQVVTHHDSLNYFARRYGLKVVGAVIPGLSTEREPSARELATLASAVKKSGAKVILTENTVNARLAQTLARETGARIAPPLYTDALGPAGSSGDTFLKALKHNVRVVTQALRGS; encoded by the coding sequence ATGCTTAAGCGTCTTCTGACTCTGGTCCTGCTCAGCGGCACCGCGCAGGCCGCTTCCCTTCAGGTGAGCGCGACGACCACCCTGATGGCCGACTTCGTGCGGCAGGTGGGGGGCAACCGCGTGAAGGTCAACGTCATCGTTCCAGCGGGGGGCGACGCCCACACCTTTTCGCCGACCACCGGGGTGATTCGTGCTTTGGCAGGAAGCAAGCTGCTGTTCGCCAACGGTGCGGGCCTGGAACCCTGGCTGCCCCGGCTCAAGGCCGCCGCGCCCAGAGTGCCGGTCAAGGAACTGACGGCGGGCCTGAAACTGCGCGGAGCAGAACACGACCACAGTGCGGACGCGGGCCATGACGCCCACGCCGGGCACGGCCCCCTCGACCCCCATGCGTGGTGGGACGCCGACCTCGCCGCCGGGTACGTGAAGAACGTGCAGGCCGCGCTGAGCAGTGCCGACCCGGCGGGCAAGGCCACCTATGCCAAAAATGCCGCTGCCTATGTCAAGCAGATTCGCGCTGCCGACGCCTGGGCCAAAAAGCAGTTCGCGGCCCTGCCCGCCAGCAAGCGTCAGGTCGTGACCCATCACGATTCGCTGAACTACTTCGCCCGGCGCTACGGCCTGAAAGTGGTCGGGGCCGTGATTCCCGGCCTGAGCACCGAGCGGGAGCCGAGTGCGCGTGAGCTGGCGACCCTGGCGAGCGCCGTCAAGAAAAGCGGGGCGAAGGTCATCCTGACCGAGAACACGGTCAACGCCCGCCTCGCGCAGACGCTGGCCCGCGAGACGGGTGCCCGCATCGCCCCACCGCTCTACACCGACGCGCTGGGGCCTGCGGGCAGCTCCGGCGACACGTTCCTCAAGGCCCTGAAACACAACGTGCGGGTGGTGACGCAGGCGCTCAGGGGAAGCTGA